Part of the Acaryochloris thomasi RCC1774 genome, CTCATCAATGCCCTGCTGCAAACGGGTTGGATTGGTAACGAATAGATCGTCTCCCACTAGCTGTACGCGATCACCTAATGTCGTGGTCAGCTGTTTCCACGAAGCCCAGTCATCTTCGTGGAGGGCATCTTCGATGGAGACAATTGGATACGCTGAAGCCAGCCCTGCTAGATAATCAATTAGTTCTGCAGGGGTGTGGGTTGCCCCGTCATAGGTGTACTGGCCGTCTTTGTAGAATTCACTGGCTGCGACGTCAAGAGCTAGAGAAATCTGCTTCCCGGGTTGATAGCCTGCTTTTTCGATGGCGCTCATGAGCAGGTCTAGAGCGGCTTGGTTTGAACTGAGATTGGGTGCATATCCACCCTCATCCCCGACGCCTGTGAGCAGATCTTGGCTGGCTAAAACCTGACTGAGGGTGGCAAAAACTTCAGCGCCCCAGCGCAATGCTTCCTTAAAGGTCGGGGCACCGTGGGGAACAATCATGAATTCCTGAATGTCCACGTTGTTGTTGGCGTGGGCCCCCCCATTAATCACGTTCATCAATGGAATGGGCAGGACGTGAGCCAAAGGACCACCTAGATAGCGATAGAGCGGTAGATCCATGACGTCTGCTGCAGCTTTGGCTGTCGCTAAAGACACCGCCAAAATTGCATTGGCACCCAAACTGGACTTATTGGCTGAGGCATCTAGGGCGATCATGGTTTGATCAATT contains:
- the eno gene encoding phosphopyruvate hydratase, with protein sequence MQETDIAAIDAREILDSRGRPTVEAEVVLSCGAYGLAQVPSGASTGSFEAHELRDGDASRYGGKGVLQAVENIRDTIEPELLGLDALNQAEIDQTMIALDASANKSSLGANAILAVSLATAKAAADVMDLPLYRYLGGPLAHVLPIPLMNVINGGAHANNNVDIQEFMIVPHGAPTFKEALRWGAEVFATLSQVLASQDLLTGVGDEGGYAPNLSSNQAALDLLMSAIEKAGYQPGKQISLALDVAASEFYKDGQYTYDGATHTPAELIDYLAGLASAYPIVSIEDALHEDDWASWKQLTTTLGDRVQLVGDDLFVTNPTRLQQGIDEQAANAILIKLNQIGSLTETLETIDLATRNAFRSVISHRSGETEDTTIADLAVATRAGQIKTGSLCRSERVAKYNRLLRIEDELGNLAQYAGTMSLGLA